In Notolabrus celidotus isolate fNotCel1 chromosome 8, fNotCel1.pri, whole genome shotgun sequence, a genomic segment contains:
- the cd40lg gene encoding CD40 ligand, which yields MINTFQTSLAPPPVPPRHHNGSHPILIPASLPSHGHSKSLFHFLVGMALLHLFLTVGGFIYLSYQMDKQHKPAEGRASFLSPEKQKALPLEKPGKALAHLVVDQQSHTQKSTSSPAGYLQWNRAHSDLRNMSLLYKSSWVVIQKPGKYYVYSKVTFSKRDPTLPLSSMVMLRKSDTGIEKAAMKAYCSLDSHRGTGSIPNMCTAMQGEVVPLENGHQLSVWVQDLSLVDYEDGATAFGMYEL from the exons ATGATAAACACCTTCCAGACCAGCTTGGCTCCACCACCAGTGCCTCCACGCCACCACAATGGGTCTCATCCGATCCTCATCCCGGCCTCGCTTCCATCACATGGCCACAGCAAGTCTCTCTTCCACTTTTTGGTCGGTATGGCACTGCTGcatttatttctgacagtcggAGGATTCATCTATCTGTCCTACCAAATG GACAAACAGCATAAACCAGCTGAAGGAAGAG CATCCTTTCTTTCACCGGAGAAGCAGAAAGCTCTACCCCTAGAAAAGCCTGGGAAAGCCTTGGCTCACTTGGTGGTCGAtcagcagtcacacacacagaaatctaCAT CCTCTCCAGCGGGTTATCTCCAGTGGAACAGAGCCCACTCAGATTTGAGGAACATGAGCCTCCTCTACAAGAGCAGCTGGGTTGTAATTCAGAAGCCTGGGAAGTACTATGTCTACTCCAAGGTTACCTTCTCCAAGAGGGACCCTACGCTCCCGCTGTCCAGCATGGTCATGCTGAGGAAGAGTGATACGGGCATAGAGAAGGCTGCCATGAAGGCCTACTGCAGCCTGGACAGCCACAGGGGGACTGGGTCCATCCCTAACATGTGTACTGCCATGCAGGGGGAGGTGGTCCCACTGGAGAACGGACACCAGCTCAGTGTCTGGGTACAAGATCTGTCGCTGGTGGACTACGAAGACGGAGCTACAGCGTTTGGAATGTACGAGCTTTAG